A region from the Symphalangus syndactylus isolate Jambi chromosome 2, NHGRI_mSymSyn1-v2.1_pri, whole genome shotgun sequence genome encodes:
- the ADD3 gene encoding gamma-adducin isoform X2: MSSDASQGVITTPPPPSMPHKERYFDRINENDPEYIRERNMSPDLRQDFNMMEQRKRVTQILQSPAFREDLECLIQEQMKKGHNPTGLLALQQIADYIMANSFSGFSSPPLSLGMVTPINDLPGADTSSYMKGEKLTRCKLASLYRLVDLFGWAHLANTYISVRISKEQDHIILIPRGLSFSEATASNLVKVNIIGEVVDQGSTSLKIDHTGFSPHAAIYSTRPDVKCVIHIHTLATAAVSSMKCGILPISQESLLLGDVAYYDYQGSLEEQEERIQLQKVLGPSCKVLVLRNHGVVALGETLEEAFHYIFNVQLACEIQVQALAGAGGVDNLHVLDFQKYKAFTYTVAASGGGGVNMGSHQKWKVGEIEFEGLMRTLDNLGYRTGYAYRHPLIREKPRHKSDVEIPATVTAFSFEDDTVPLSPLKYMAQRQQREKTRWLNSPNTYMKVNVPEESRNGETSPRTKITWMKAEDSSKVSGGTPIKIEDPNQFVPLNTNPNEVLEKRNKIREQNRYDLKTAGPQSQLLAGIVVDKPPPTMQFEDDDHGPPAPPNPFSHLTEGELEEYKKTIERKQQGLEENHELFSKSFISMEVPVMVVNGKDDIHDVEDELAKRVSRLTTSTTIENIEITIKSPEKIEEVLSPEGSPSKSPSKKKKKFRTPSFLKKNKKKEKVEA, encoded by the exons ATGAGCTCAGATGCCAGCCAAGGCGTGATTaccactcctcctcctcccagcatGCCTCACAAAGAGAGATATTTTGACCGCATCAATGAAAATGACCCAGAATACATTAGGGAGAGGAACATGTCTCCTGATCTACGACAAGACTTCAACATGATGGAGCAGAGGAAACGAGTTACTCAGATCCTGCAAAGTCCT GCCTTTCGGGAAGACTTGGAATGCCTTATTCAAGAACAGATGAAGAAAGGCCACAACCCAACTGGATTACTAGCATTACAGCAGATTGCAGATTACATCATGGCCAATTCTTTCTCGGGTTTTTCTTCACCTCCTCTCA GTCTTGGCATGGTCACACCTATCAATGACCTTCCTGGTGCAGATACATCCTCATATATGAAGGGAGAAAAACTTACTCGCTGTAAACTTGCCAGCCTGTACAGACTTGTAGACTTGTTTGGATGGGCACACCTGGCAAATACCTATATCTCa gtaaGAATAAGTAAGGAGCAAGACCACATTATTCTAATTCCCAGAGGCCTATCTTTTTCTGAAGCTACAGCCTCCAATTTG GTGAAAGTCAATATAATAGGAGAAGTGGTTGACCAGGGAAGTACCAGTTTGAAAATTGACCATACAGGATTCAGTCCCCATGCTGCAATCTATTCAACACGTCCTGATGTTAAGTGTGTGATACACATCCATACCCTTGCAACAGCAGCT GTATCCTCCATGAAATGTGGGATCCTTCCAATTTCTCAAGAGTCTCTTCTTCTGGGAGATGTTGCCTATTATGACTACCAAGGGTCACTTGAAGAACAGGAGGAGAGAATTCAACTGCAGAAAGTTCTGGGGCCAAGTTGTAAG GTGCTGGTACTCAGGAATCATGGTGTGGTAGCCCTTGGAGAAACATTAGAGGAggcttttcattatatttttaatgtgcagCTAGCCTGTGAGATTCAG gtgcaggccctAGCAGGGGCAGGTGGAGTAGACAATCTCCATGTACTGGACTTTCAGAAGTATAAAGCTTTCACTTACACTGTAGCAGCGTCTGGTGGAGGAGGTGTGAATATGGGTTCCCATCAAAAATGGAAGGTTGGCGAAATTGAGTTTGAAGGGCTTATGAGGACTCTGGACAACTTG GGGTATAGAACAGGCTATGCTTACAGGCATCCTCTCATTCGGGAGAAGCCTAGGCACAAGAGTGATGTGGAAATCCCAGCAACTGTGACTGCTTTTTCCTTTGAAGACGATACAGTGCCACTCTCTCCTCTCAAATACATGGCACAGAGGCAACAGCGTGAAAAAACAAGATGGCTGAACTCACCAAATACTTACATGAAAGTGAATGTGCCTGAGGAGTCTCGGAATGGAGAAACCAGTCCCCGAACCAAAATCACG TGGATGAAAGCAGAAGACTCATCTAAAGTTAGTGGTGGAACACCTATCAAAATTGAAGATCCAAATCAGTTTGTTCCTTTAAACACAAACCCGAACGAGGTactagaaaagagaaataag ATTCGGGAACAAAATCGATATGACTTGAAAACAGCAGGACCACAATCTCAGTTGCTTGCTGGAATTGTTGTGGATAAGCCACCTCCT acTATGCAATTTGAAGATGATGATCATGGCCCGCCAGCTCCTCCTAACCCATTTAGTCATCTCACAGAAGGAGAACTTGAAGAGTATAAGAAGACAATCGAACGTAAACAACAAGGCCTAGAAG AAAACCATGAGCTGTTTTCCAAGAGCTTCATCTCCATGGAAGTGCCTGTCATGGTAGTAAATGGCAAGGATGATATACATGATGTTGAAGATGAGCTTGCTAAGCGAGTGAGTAGGTTAACCACAAGTACAACCATAGAAAACATCGAGATTACGATTAAGTCTCCAGAGAAAATCGAAGAAGTCCTGTCACCTGAAGGCTCCCCTTCAAAATCGCCatccaagaaaaagaagaaattccgCACTCCTTCttttctgaaaaagaacaaaaaaaaggagaaagttgaGGCCTAA
- the ADD3 gene encoding gamma-adducin isoform X1, with product MSSDASQGVITTPPPPSMPHKERYFDRINENDPEYIRERNMSPDLRQDFNMMEQRKRVTQILQSPAFREDLECLIQEQMKKGHNPTGLLALQQIADYIMANSFSGFSSPPLSLGMVTPINDLPGADTSSYMKGEKLTRCKLASLYRLVDLFGWAHLANTYISVRISKEQDHIILIPRGLSFSEATASNLVKVNIIGEVVDQGSTSLKIDHTGFSPHAAIYSTRPDVKCVIHIHTLATAAVSSMKCGILPISQESLLLGDVAYYDYQGSLEEQEERIQLQKVLGPSCKVLVLRNHGVVALGETLEEAFHYIFNVQLACEIQVQALAGAGGVDNLHVLDFQKYKAFTYTVAASGGGGVNMGSHQKWKVGEIEFEGLMRTLDNLGYRTGYAYRHPLIREKPRHKSDVEIPATVTAFSFEDDTVPLSPLKYMAQRQQREKTRWLNSPNTYMKVNVPEESRNGETSPRTKITWMKAEDSSKVSGGTPIKIEDPNQFVPLNTNPNEVLEKRNKIREQNRYDLKTAGPQSQLLAGIVVDKPPPTMQFEDDDHGPPAPPNPFSHLTEGELEEYKKTIERKQQGLEDAEQELLSDDASSVSQIQSQTQSPQNVSEKLEENHELFSKSFISMEVPVMVVNGKDDIHDVEDELAKRVSRLTTSTTIENIEITIKSPEKIEEVLSPEGSPSKSPSKKKKKFRTPSFLKKNKKKEKVEA from the exons ATGAGCTCAGATGCCAGCCAAGGCGTGATTaccactcctcctcctcccagcatGCCTCACAAAGAGAGATATTTTGACCGCATCAATGAAAATGACCCAGAATACATTAGGGAGAGGAACATGTCTCCTGATCTACGACAAGACTTCAACATGATGGAGCAGAGGAAACGAGTTACTCAGATCCTGCAAAGTCCT GCCTTTCGGGAAGACTTGGAATGCCTTATTCAAGAACAGATGAAGAAAGGCCACAACCCAACTGGATTACTAGCATTACAGCAGATTGCAGATTACATCATGGCCAATTCTTTCTCGGGTTTTTCTTCACCTCCTCTCA GTCTTGGCATGGTCACACCTATCAATGACCTTCCTGGTGCAGATACATCCTCATATATGAAGGGAGAAAAACTTACTCGCTGTAAACTTGCCAGCCTGTACAGACTTGTAGACTTGTTTGGATGGGCACACCTGGCAAATACCTATATCTCa gtaaGAATAAGTAAGGAGCAAGACCACATTATTCTAATTCCCAGAGGCCTATCTTTTTCTGAAGCTACAGCCTCCAATTTG GTGAAAGTCAATATAATAGGAGAAGTGGTTGACCAGGGAAGTACCAGTTTGAAAATTGACCATACAGGATTCAGTCCCCATGCTGCAATCTATTCAACACGTCCTGATGTTAAGTGTGTGATACACATCCATACCCTTGCAACAGCAGCT GTATCCTCCATGAAATGTGGGATCCTTCCAATTTCTCAAGAGTCTCTTCTTCTGGGAGATGTTGCCTATTATGACTACCAAGGGTCACTTGAAGAACAGGAGGAGAGAATTCAACTGCAGAAAGTTCTGGGGCCAAGTTGTAAG GTGCTGGTACTCAGGAATCATGGTGTGGTAGCCCTTGGAGAAACATTAGAGGAggcttttcattatatttttaatgtgcagCTAGCCTGTGAGATTCAG gtgcaggccctAGCAGGGGCAGGTGGAGTAGACAATCTCCATGTACTGGACTTTCAGAAGTATAAAGCTTTCACTTACACTGTAGCAGCGTCTGGTGGAGGAGGTGTGAATATGGGTTCCCATCAAAAATGGAAGGTTGGCGAAATTGAGTTTGAAGGGCTTATGAGGACTCTGGACAACTTG GGGTATAGAACAGGCTATGCTTACAGGCATCCTCTCATTCGGGAGAAGCCTAGGCACAAGAGTGATGTGGAAATCCCAGCAACTGTGACTGCTTTTTCCTTTGAAGACGATACAGTGCCACTCTCTCCTCTCAAATACATGGCACAGAGGCAACAGCGTGAAAAAACAAGATGGCTGAACTCACCAAATACTTACATGAAAGTGAATGTGCCTGAGGAGTCTCGGAATGGAGAAACCAGTCCCCGAACCAAAATCACG TGGATGAAAGCAGAAGACTCATCTAAAGTTAGTGGTGGAACACCTATCAAAATTGAAGATCCAAATCAGTTTGTTCCTTTAAACACAAACCCGAACGAGGTactagaaaagagaaataag ATTCGGGAACAAAATCGATATGACTTGAAAACAGCAGGACCACAATCTCAGTTGCTTGCTGGAATTGTTGTGGATAAGCCACCTCCT acTATGCAATTTGAAGATGATGATCATGGCCCGCCAGCTCCTCCTAACCCATTTAGTCATCTCACAGAAGGAGAACTTGAAGAGTATAAGAAGACAATCGAACGTAAACAACAAGGCCTAGAAG ATGCTGAGCAGGAATTACTCTCAGATGACGCTTCATCTGTTTCACAAATTCAGTCTCAAACTCAGTCACCGCAAAATGTCTCTGAAAAATTAGAAG AAAACCATGAGCTGTTTTCCAAGAGCTTCATCTCCATGGAAGTGCCTGTCATGGTAGTAAATGGCAAGGATGATATACATGATGTTGAAGATGAGCTTGCTAAGCGAGTGAGTAGGTTAACCACAAGTACAACCATAGAAAACATCGAGATTACGATTAAGTCTCCAGAGAAAATCGAAGAAGTCCTGTCACCTGAAGGCTCCCCTTCAAAATCGCCatccaagaaaaagaagaaattccgCACTCCTTCttttctgaaaaagaacaaaaaaaaggagaaagttgaGGCCTAA